DNA sequence from the Sediminibacillus dalangtanensis genome:
TTATGTGAATGAGCATCGGAAAAAGGACTACCGGGATAATGAGCGACTAGAATTTTTGGGCGATGCGGTATTAGAACTCGGTGTGTCTCAATATTTGTACCGTGAATACCCGGAAATGGAAGAAGGAGAACTGACAAAATTCAGGGCATCTATCGTTTGTGAACCTTCCTTGGTAAGTTTTGCGAATGATTTGAATTTTTCTCCTTATGTATTGCTAGGAAAAGGGGAAGAAATGACTGGCGGCCGTAACAGACCGGCGTTGCTGGCAGACGTTTTTGAAGCATTTATTGGCGCCTTGTATCTTGACCAGGGATTTGACGTTTCCATCAATTTTCTTGAAAAGTATGTCTATCCGAAGATTACCAAAGGTGCTTTTTCGCATGCGATGGATTATAAAAGTCAGCTGCAAGAATTGGTTCAACGAAGTAAGAATGGCAGCATTGACTATGCCATCACGGAGGAGCGCGGGCCGGCTCATAACCGTGAATTCGTTGCCGAGGTTCGCATACAGGGAGCGGTAGCTGGAACCGGCATTGGCAGGACGAAAAAAGAAGCTGAACAACGAGCTGCAAAAAAAGCGCTTGACAGTTATGAGGCAGGTTAAATAAAAGGAGGCGTGAGCTTGACTATTGAACGAGCCCAGCCTCCTTTTATTTATGATTACTTACGGTGGTCGGCCAATTCCTGGATGAACGCCTGGGTCTCTGCCACACTTAACTGGCCTTTCTGCTCAAGCATGTCATGCAAGGATTTCAGCTCTTGGTATTTTTCTATATCGTAATCATCCGGGTTCATGATTGAGCGGTTTACGACCTGTAATTTTCTCGCCATGTTATCAATAATAATTGCCAAGTTTTCCCTTGTTGGTTCCTGCAAACTCACATTAACACTCCTCAATATTTTATGATTCCTTCTATGACTCTACTCTTTATGATAAAATAAATAAGTTGAAATGCAAATTTATCTTGGATTTTTTACATATTTTTTGCAGGCTGCGCTGTCTGCAAAATTCCGATAGAGAAACAGTTAAACAGCGAATTAGGAGAATGAATATGTTTCTAAAACGATTAGATACAGTAGGTTTTAAATCTTTCGCCGAACGGGTTTCCGTTGATTTTGTACCAGGTGTAACAGCGGTTGTCGGCCCTAACGGCAGTGGGAAAAGCAATATTACGGATGCGATTCGCTGGGTGCTTGGAGAACAGTCTGCCAAGTCACTGCGCGGTTCAAAGATGGAAGATATTATCTTTCAAGGAAGCGATTCGCGGAAAGCATTGAATATTGCGGAAGTAACCCTGACACTGGATAACAGTGACCAGGCGTTGCCGCTCGATTACCAGGAAGTGAGTGTGACCAGAAGGGTTTACCGTTCGGGAGAAAGTGAATTCTTAATCAATAAACAGACTTGCCGGTTAAAGGATATCATTGATCTGTTTATGGATTCAGGGCTCGGAAGAGAAGCTTTTTCAATAATAAGCCAGGGAAAGGTCGAGGAGATTCTCAGTTCGAAACCTGAAGAGAGAAGGTCGATTTTTGAAGAGGCTGCAGGTGTACTCAAGTATAAGCAGAGAAAGAAAAAGGCTGAATACAAGCTGGCAGAAACGCAGGAAAACCTTAACCGTATCGAAGATATCATCTATGAA
Encoded proteins:
- the rnc gene encoding ribonuclease III, which produces MDFSKLQKQLGITFNNERLLQQAFTHSSYVNEHRKKDYRDNERLEFLGDAVLELGVSQYLYREYPEMEEGELTKFRASIVCEPSLVSFANDLNFSPYVLLGKGEEMTGGRNRPALLADVFEAFIGALYLDQGFDVSINFLEKYVYPKITKGAFSHAMDYKSQLQELVQRSKNGSIDYAITEERGPAHNREFVAEVRIQGAVAGTGIGRTKKEAEQRAAKKALDSYEAG
- a CDS encoding DUF1128 domain-containing protein, yielding MSLQEPTRENLAIIIDNMARKLQVVNRSIMNPDDYDIEKYQELKSLHDMLEQKGQLSVAETQAFIQELADHRK